A stretch of the bacterium genome encodes the following:
- the leuS gene encoding leucine--tRNA ligase — protein MRPYLPKEIEAKWRKRWESAKSFEVDIEKAPEPFYNLMMFPYPSGEGLHVGHVYAFGGADTFGHYMKMKGKDVFEPMGFDSFGIHSENFAIKQGKHPKELIEQTTKYFREEQLKKLGALFDWQHSVTTSDPDYYRWTQWLFIQLFKAGLAVRKKAKVDWCPSCKTVLADEQVIGGKCERCGTEVESKELEQWFFKITDYAQRLLDNLEKIDWSETTKTMQKNWIGRSDGAEIKFKLRNVPGQEDGKHSVSVYTTRPETIFGATFLVISPETVKSWLEVGWKASDEVKSYVEESLNKTEITRQEEGKDKTGIDSEIKAVHPLTGELLPVWVADYVLGSYGSGAIMAVPAHDRRDYAFAKKFKLPIVEVIDGQVSDKEVWEGEGKLINSRQFNGQSTQEAKNNISKYLEENQYGSVKVNYHLRDWLISRQRYWGPPIPMIYCSKCAEEGKSWFTSEEAKNWQNEKLKIKSGKILHSSFSILNSQMVGWYPVSEKDLPVELPEIEDYQPKGSGVSPLSSLPEFVSVKCPSCGEDAKRETDVSDTFLDSSWYFLRYPSTKVKNEPFDRSLTKKWLPVDMYIGGNEHAVLHLLYTRFITMVLRDQGWLNFEEPFKKFRAHSLITYKGAKMSKSRGNVINPNEYMDTYGTDTLRMYLLFIGPYDQGGEFNDRAIAGMFRFLARVWTLTQEVKEKPGHQIDPEQNKKLQELIKNLDRGISSLKFNTSIAYLMEFVNLLYKNKEKVHLELLKQFVLVLAPFAPFIAEEIWGELGGDFSVHQQSWPEFDSSALAKKYVTVVVQVNGKMRDKIEVSSEAAEEEVTRLVVDRPKIKNYTQGKRIKKTIFVKGRLVNLVV, from the coding sequence ATGCGTCCTTATTTACCAAAAGAAATTGAAGCTAAGTGGCGAAAGCGTTGGGAGTCTGCCAAATCCTTCGAGGTTGATATCGAAAAAGCGCCGGAGCCTTTCTACAACTTGATGATGTTCCCTTACCCATCTGGCGAAGGTTTGCACGTCGGGCATGTTTACGCCTTTGGGGGAGCGGATACTTTCGGCCACTACATGAAAATGAAGGGTAAAGATGTCTTTGAGCCGATGGGTTTTGACAGCTTTGGAATTCATTCTGAGAATTTTGCGATCAAACAAGGTAAACACCCCAAAGAACTCATAGAGCAGACTACAAAATATTTCCGTGAAGAGCAATTAAAAAAGCTCGGGGCGCTTTTTGATTGGCAACACTCAGTGACTACTTCTGATCCAGATTATTACCGTTGGACACAGTGGTTATTTATCCAGCTTTTTAAAGCTGGTTTAGCGGTCCGTAAGAAAGCTAAAGTTGACTGGTGCCCAAGCTGTAAAACTGTCTTGGCTGATGAGCAGGTTATCGGCGGAAAATGTGAGCGTTGTGGGACCGAAGTTGAGAGTAAGGAACTTGAGCAGTGGTTTTTTAAAATTACCGATTATGCCCAGAGACTGCTCGACAATTTAGAAAAGATTGACTGGTCTGAGACGACGAAAACAATGCAGAAGAATTGGATTGGTCGCAGTGACGGTGCCGAGATCAAATTCAAACTAAGAAATGTTCCCGGACAGGAAGATGGTAAGCACTCAGTCAGCGTTTATACTACCAGACCCGAGACAATTTTCGGGGCAACCTTTTTGGTTATTTCTCCGGAAACCGTTAAATCCTGGTTGGAGGTTGGTTGGAAAGCCTCTGATGAAGTTAAAAGCTACGTTGAGGAAAGTTTAAACAAAACTGAGATTACCCGCCAAGAAGAAGGTAAGGACAAGACTGGAATCGATTCTGAGATTAAAGCAGTGCACCCCCTCACCGGCGAATTGCTACCAGTTTGGGTAGCTGATTATGTCCTTGGTTCCTATGGTAGTGGAGCAATTATGGCAGTACCAGCTCACGACCGGAGAGATTACGCTTTTGCCAAGAAGTTCAAGCTACCTATTGTGGAAGTTATTGACGGTCAAGTCTCAGATAAAGAAGTTTGGGAAGGAGAAGGCAAGCTGATCAACTCAAGACAGTTTAACGGTCAAAGTACCCAAGAGGCTAAAAATAATATATCAAAATATCTCGAAGAAAATCAATACGGATCAGTAAAAGTTAACTACCACCTCCGCGACTGGCTGATTTCTCGCCAGCGCTATTGGGGTCCACCGATCCCAATGATCTACTGTAGTAAATGTGCAGAAGAGGGTAAATCTTGGTTTACTTCCGAGGAAGCAAAGAATTGGCAAAATGAAAAATTAAAAATTAAAAGTGGAAAAATTCTTCATTCTTCATTCTCAATTCTTAATTCCCAGATGGTTGGTTGGTATCCTGTGTCCGAGAAAGACTTACCGGTTGAATTACCCGAGATCGAAGACTACCAACCCAAAGGCAGCGGTGTCAGTCCACTCTCGTCTTTGCCAGAATTTGTGAGCGTAAAATGCCCTAGTTGCGGCGAAGATGCCAAAAGAGAGACTGACGTTTCCGACACCTTTCTCGACTCCTCCTGGTATTTCTTGCGTTACCCTTCAACCAAGGTAAAGAATGAGCCTTTCGATCGAAGCCTAACTAAAAAGTGGTTGCCGGTGGATATGTATATTGGTGGCAATGAGCACGCGGTCTTGCATCTGCTTTACACCCGCTTCATCACCATGGTCCTACGTGATCAAGGTTGGCTCAACTTTGAAGAACCTTTCAAAAAGTTCCGGGCTCATTCTTTGATCACTTACAAAGGGGCCAAAATGAGTAAATCGCGCGGCAATGTCATCAATCCGAACGAGTACATGGATACTTATGGAACTGACACCCTGCGTATGTACCTTCTTTTCATTGGTCCTTATGATCAAGGTGGGGAGTTCAATGACCGGGCGATTGCTGGTATGTTCCGCTTTCTTGCCCGAGTTTGGACACTCACCCAAGAAGTAAAAGAAAAACCTGGTCATCAAATTGACCCAGAGCAAAACAAGAAGCTCCAAGAACTGATCAAAAATCTTGACCGTGGGATTTCAAGTTTGAAGTTTAACACTAGCATTGCCTACCTGATGGAATTCGTGAACTTGCTTTACAAAAACAAAGAAAAAGTTCATCTTGAACTATTGAAGCAGTTTGTACTAGTTTTGGCACCTTTTGCTCCATTTATTGCTGAGGAAATTTGGGGAGAACTTGGCGGGGATTTTTCAGTTCACCAGCAAAGCTGGCCAGAGTTTGATTCTTCGGCTTTGGCGAAAAAATATGTTACTGTTGTTGTGCAGGTCAACGGAAAAATGAGAGACAAAATTGAGGTCAGTAGTGAGGCCGCGGAAGAGGAAGTAACCCGCTTGGTTGTTGACCGACCCAAAATAAAAAATTACACTCAAGGCAAGAGAATAAAGAAAACGATCTTCGTCAAAGGGAGACTCGTCAATTTAGTTGTTTAA
- a CDS encoding ComEA family DNA-binding protein produces MEENPVVDSILEFTDKNKVPILLGLGGIVFVLLGLLAPSFSKSKTLPEITESGSSNSFIRVDVEGAVNKPGVHRVASDGRVEDALREAGGLNKEADRERIAETINLAAKLIDGQKIYFFQINDQSSPASSSTLININLATSKDLDTLPGIGPVTAEKIINARPFASIEDLKARKVVSNSVYEKIKDLISAN; encoded by the coding sequence ATGGAAGAGAACCCCGTTGTGGATTCAATTTTAGAGTTTACTGACAAAAACAAGGTCCCAATTTTACTCGGGTTGGGCGGTATCGTGTTTGTTCTCCTTGGTCTTCTGGCCCCTAGTTTTAGCAAAAGCAAAACCCTCCCTGAGATTACAGAGTCTGGAAGCAGCAACTCGTTCATTAGAGTAGATGTTGAAGGCGCTGTCAACAAACCCGGGGTCCATCGAGTTGCGAGTGATGGTCGGGTTGAGGATGCCCTCAGGGAGGCCGGAGGTTTGAACAAGGAGGCAGACAGGGAAAGAATTGCCGAAACCATCAACCTAGCAGCCAAGCTCATCGACGGCCAGAAGATTTATTTCTTTCAAATCAATGATCAGAGCAGCCCTGCCTCTTCCTCAACCTTGATCAATATCAACCTAGCTACTAGCAAAGATCTCGATACTTTGCCAGGAATTGGCCCAGTCACGGCCGAGAAAATAATTAACGCCCGACCCTTTGCTAGTATTGAGGATCTCAAAGCAAGAAAAGTTGTTTCCAACTCAGTTTACGAAAAAATCAAGGATTTGATTAGTGCCAACTAA
- a CDS encoding ComEC/Rec2 family competence protein yields MPTKKTAVLLLVIFISALLWVRWVIYRQTLPEITDQGRVTIKGTLLEEPIEKGNLYFFTLNRTRVYSRENLHYGEVVGLTGTLEKGRLYLPEVKRLGGASWLNSNLHRLRLSLKEKINFLFPQPESGLMNGVLLGIKSELSPGLGEDLKRNGTIHVAVVSGYNITVVGGLFLALAKFLGRKKALLLSLLAISFYSLVTGLGAPTLRAALMASIAYLGVLSGRVVYPVYSLFLVALVLYFLNPEIIFDIGFQLSFFATLGILLFSDRIRKFTKRLPALLKEDLAITLSAQILVVPIIFYYFGTVSLVSPLANALTLWTIPFVTIVGFVVLFISFIYLPMASIFALLPLFGLKFFILVNAFLASLSFASLSLEKNNLFLLLGYYLSVASLVIFYKTNYVSKKT; encoded by the coding sequence GTGCCAACTAAAAAAACAGCCGTTCTTCTTTTAGTTATCTTTATCTCGGCTTTGCTTTGGGTGCGTTGGGTCATCTACAGACAGACCTTACCGGAGATAACCGACCAAGGGAGAGTCACTATCAAAGGGACACTTTTGGAAGAGCCAATCGAAAAAGGGAACTTGTATTTCTTTACTCTCAACAGAACCAGAGTTTACAGTCGAGAAAACCTTCACTACGGAGAAGTCGTCGGTCTGACCGGAACTCTTGAAAAGGGAAGACTCTACCTTCCTGAGGTAAAAAGACTAGGGGGCGCAAGTTGGTTAAATTCAAATCTCCACAGACTACGACTTAGCCTCAAGGAAAAAATAAACTTTCTGTTTCCGCAGCCCGAGTCAGGGTTGATGAATGGGGTTTTGCTGGGAATAAAAAGTGAGCTAAGCCCTGGGCTGGGAGAGGATTTAAAGAGAAACGGAACGATTCATGTGGCAGTTGTTTCCGGCTACAACATCACTGTTGTTGGCGGCCTCTTTTTGGCTCTAGCAAAATTTTTGGGACGCAAAAAAGCGCTACTTTTAAGTTTGCTTGCGATTTCTTTCTACAGTTTGGTTACCGGTCTTGGAGCTCCTACCCTTCGAGCCGCTCTCATGGCTAGTATTGCTTATTTGGGGGTGCTCAGTGGAAGGGTAGTTTACCCGGTCTACAGCCTTTTTTTGGTTGCTCTTGTTTTGTATTTTCTAAATCCAGAAATAATCTTCGATATTGGTTTTCAGCTTTCTTTTTTCGCTACTCTGGGTATTTTGCTTTTTTCCGATCGAATCAGAAAGTTCACCAAACGCTTACCAGCTTTGTTAAAGGAAGATTTGGCCATTACCCTTTCTGCCCAGATCTTGGTTGTTCCAATCATCTTTTATTATTTTGGAACCGTCTCTCTAGTTTCACCTTTGGCTAATGCCCTCACTCTCTGGACTATACCCTTTGTGACTATAGTTGGTTTTGTAGTACTTTTTATCAGTTTTATCTATTTACCAATGGCCTCAATTTTTGCTTTGCTGCCCCTTTTTGGGCTTAAGTTTTTTATTCTGGTCAACGCCTTTCTTGCCTCTTTGTCTTTTGCAAGCCTGAGTTTGGAGAAAAACAATCTCTTCTTGCTTTTAGGCTACTATTTAAGCGTGGCTTCTTTAGTAATTTTTTATAAAACCAACTATGTTTCTAAAAAAACTTAA
- a CDS encoding MBL fold metallo-hydrolase, with product MFLKKLKPIHFLILTLALSATFFSLLYFQRPDSKLHIKIYDVGQGDSIFIRTAAGYKILVDGGPDNSVLEQLAKDIPAWDHKIDFLILTHPQADHLTGLIEVVKRYQIGKLIYSGVVNNTKNYKTWEELVEEKKIDKEIVSAGEEINFPDKTEIKFLWPREEHPIVKDLNEACVVFELNFGNFSGLFTGDADQQVQPYSGNIGEIDFLKVPHHGSKTSLQPTFFMRLSPTVSAISVGAKNKYGHPRAELLNLLTSIKDNKVYRTDKNGTIEVVSDGQSWYTSLERGN from the coding sequence ATGTTTCTAAAAAAACTTAAACCAATTCATTTTCTAATCCTGACTTTGGCCCTGAGCGCGACCTTTTTTTCTTTGCTCTATTTTCAAAGGCCAGACAGTAAGCTTCATATCAAAATTTATGATGTTGGCCAAGGGGACTCAATCTTTATCCGCACCGCCGCTGGCTACAAAATCTTGGTTGATGGAGGTCCGGACAATTCAGTTCTTGAGCAACTAGCCAAAGACATTCCGGCTTGGGATCACAAAATTGACTTTTTGATTCTTACTCATCCTCAAGCAGATCACCTTACCGGTCTTATAGAAGTGGTCAAAAGGTATCAAATAGGTAAGTTAATCTATAGCGGAGTGGTCAACAACACCAAAAACTACAAAACCTGGGAGGAACTAGTCGAGGAGAAAAAGATTGACAAAGAGATTGTCAGCGCCGGAGAAGAAATAAATTTTCCTGATAAAACCGAGATCAAATTTCTTTGGCCCAGAGAAGAGCACCCAATTGTCAAAGACCTTAATGAAGCCTGTGTAGTTTTTGAATTGAACTTCGGCAACTTCTCTGGTCTCTTTACTGGGGACGCAGATCAACAAGTTCAGCCCTACAGCGGAAACATTGGTGAGATAGATTTTCTTAAAGTACCCCACCACGGCTCTAAAACTTCTTTGCAGCCAACCTTCTTTATGAGACTTTCACCCACTGTTTCAGCGATATCGGTGGGAGCGAAAAACAAGTACGGGCATCCACGAGCAGAGCTATTAAATTTGTTAACCTCAATAAAAGATAACAAAGTCTATCGTACTGATAAAAACGGTACAATAGAAGTTGTTAGTGACGGTCAAAGCTGGTACACTAGCCTAGAAAGAGGTAACTAA
- the argS gene encoding arginine--tRNA ligase, producing MIKQEISYLLKQALEQIPLENKDISTEVFKGKFGDYSTNLAFKLAEANNSKDTSEIAKKIVAEIKNNNLFEKVEIAAQGFINFYLSPEFLQKELQIITEKKESFSRLEINKGKSARVEYISANPTGPLHLGNARGGPLGDTLANVLAESGYQVLREYVHNDIGGQVERLGRSLFHYIKIEQNVQSELQEDDYKGEYVKELAKEASKKIALEKLANEEEAVRALSDFALNKLFDENLLVVEGLGIEIDKIFNESDFLISGETEKVIKKLQALGLTQEKEGAVWFAPNDDYLEDREAVLVKSDGKPTYFANDIAYHNLKFKDKPDLVIDIFGSNHHGHVPKLQAAISALGYDLAKFRVILYQYVRLKKGEAVVKMAKRTGDYVTAEEVLKEVGKDAFRFFLLQRSPETHMDFDLELAKKESDDNPVYYIQYAYARMSSLIAKENREKAVKVDLKLIKEDQELELIKKLIELPELVETISKNFAVHQLTNYALELADCFNRFYEACRVISEDKEMTDSRLNLVSAAKITLGNTLRLLGISAPERM from the coding sequence TTGATTAAACAAGAAATAAGCTATTTATTGAAGCAAGCTCTTGAGCAAATTCCCTTGGAAAACAAAGATATTTCCACGGAGGTTTTCAAAGGAAAGTTCGGAGATTATTCGACTAATCTAGCCTTTAAGCTTGCTGAAGCTAACAATAGCAAAGATACTAGCGAGATTGCTAAAAAAATCGTGGCTGAGATAAAAAATAACAACCTTTTTGAAAAGGTCGAAATAGCCGCGCAAGGCTTTATTAACTTCTATTTAAGCCCTGAGTTTCTCCAAAAAGAGCTACAAATAATAACCGAAAAAAAAGAAAGCTTTTCGCGACTAGAAATTAATAAAGGAAAAAGTGCGCGAGTAGAATACATCTCGGCGAATCCAACTGGCCCGCTGCATTTGGGCAACGCCAGAGGAGGCCCTTTGGGTGATACTCTAGCCAATGTTTTGGCGGAATCTGGCTACCAGGTTTTAAGAGAGTACGTTCACAACGATATCGGAGGTCAAGTTGAAAGACTGGGCAGATCACTTTTTCACTATATAAAAATAGAACAAAATGTACAATCTGAGCTTCAGGAAGATGACTATAAAGGTGAGTATGTCAAGGAATTGGCAAAGGAAGCAAGCAAAAAAATTGCTCTGGAAAAACTTGCCAACGAAGAAGAGGCAGTCAGGGCTCTTTCTGACTTTGCTTTAAACAAACTTTTTGACGAAAATTTGCTCGTGGTCGAGGGGTTGGGGATTGAGATCGACAAGATCTTTAATGAAAGCGATTTTCTTATCAGCGGCGAAACTGAAAAGGTCATCAAAAAACTACAAGCTTTAGGTTTGACCCAGGAAAAGGAGGGGGCAGTTTGGTTTGCACCAAACGATGATTATTTAGAGGATCGAGAGGCAGTCTTGGTGAAAAGCGATGGCAAACCAACTTATTTTGCCAATGATATTGCCTATCACAACCTCAAGTTTAAAGATAAACCAGATTTGGTTATTGATATCTTTGGTAGTAACCACCACGGCCATGTGCCCAAACTACAAGCGGCAATCTCTGCTTTGGGATACGATTTAGCTAAATTTAGAGTCATTTTGTACCAGTATGTTCGATTAAAAAAAGGAGAGGCAGTTGTGAAAATGGCCAAGAGAACTGGTGATTATGTTACGGCGGAGGAGGTATTAAAAGAGGTAGGTAAGGATGCTTTTCGCTTCTTTCTCTTGCAGCGCAGCCCTGAAACACATATGGATTTTGATTTAGAGCTGGCCAAAAAAGAATCAGATGACAACCCAGTCTATTACATTCAATACGCCTATGCTCGTATGAGTAGTCTTATCGCCAAAGAAAATAGAGAAAAAGCGGTCAAAGTAGATCTAAAACTCATTAAAGAAGATCAAGAACTGGAACTGATCAAAAAACTAATTGAACTACCGGAGTTGGTCGAGACTATCTCAAAAAATTTTGCGGTTCACCAGCTGACGAACTATGCACTTGAACTGGCTGACTGTTTTAACCGCTTTTATGAGGCTTGTCGCGTCATTAGTGAGGACAAAGAAATGACTGACTCAAGGTTAAATTTGGTTTCTGCTGCTAAAATAACTCTGGGCAATACTCTACGCTTGTTGGGTATTTCAGCTCCAGAAAGGATGTAG
- a CDS encoding metallophosphoesterase, with amino-acid sequence MISKFALFSDTHSDSENTAKALVQAKEEGAGYIVHSGDWSKVGTLEELKEQRELLSKSKLPFWGVLGDHDLWQSGTENFREVFGYTYTSFDKNGVHHILLDSSDTSLGLGEKQLSWLEEDLKVNAGKITFIFMHLPPYNPYNARTIWEKGGSNSTIKGQVDKFLKLIKGKVAGIFSGDQHFSSSYTEPASHVKITIVGAVTGERNLQQPRFDIVEVYDSGEFRVSEEIIK; translated from the coding sequence ATGATCAGTAAATTCGCGCTCTTCAGTGATACACATTCAGACTCAGAAAACACTGCAAAAGCTCTCGTGCAGGCTAAAGAGGAAGGAGCCGGGTACATCGTTCACAGCGGAGACTGGAGCAAAGTGGGGACTCTTGAAGAGCTTAAGGAGCAAAGGGAGCTATTGAGCAAAAGCAAGCTACCTTTTTGGGGAGTGCTTGGTGATCACGACCTTTGGCAATCAGGAACGGAGAACTTTAGAGAAGTCTTTGGTTACACTTACACAAGCTTTGACAAAAATGGGGTTCACCACATTCTTCTCGATAGTTCTGACACTAGTCTTGGCCTGGGTGAAAAACAACTCTCTTGGTTAGAAGAAGATTTAAAAGTTAACGCCGGCAAGATAACTTTTATTTTCATGCATTTGCCGCCCTATAATCCCTACAACGCTCGGACAATTTGGGAGAAGGGGGGTAGCAATAGCACTATCAAAGGTCAGGTTGATAAATTTCTGAAGCTTATAAAGGGAAAAGTGGCAGGAATTTTTTCTGGGGACCAGCATTTTTCTTCCAGCTACACAGAGCCTGCTAGCCATGTTAAAATAACCATCGTCGGTGCTGTTACGGGTGAAAGAAACTTACAGCAGCCGCGTTTTGATATCGTTGAAGTTTACGACTCAGGGGAATTTAGAGTCAGCGAAGAGATTATTAAATAG